The following are from one region of the Anguilla rostrata isolate EN2019 chromosome 7, ASM1855537v3, whole genome shotgun sequence genome:
- the LOC135260055 gene encoding TNFAIP3-interacting protein 2-like, whose protein sequence is MENFKKENETLKAKLQSYTTLNTFYHETRQEIASLKQQMGVKDNTIADLKSRLGRYEKTAVHLEGEEPLVFGPSKSLFENLCQEIAKHKQRLKDVETQSAQRTEAYQLEIAQLEQLLREKDQELARITRWPQHQKDLEIQQLQRSLAEKERVQATRAVLCTSLAEEAEQLRTQLGATVGVCQELLRRLEGKKQEGGSEESHAHPQPSGECTESANAAHLNSLMCKLQEENKVLKHRVAYVESLNAKWQKYDLSREEYVKGLCQRLKGSSPLGGNLGPAEPPMMQQEILRLNRQLEEKMAECARAGRELEDVRKRDGEHIQMLEHQVLTYVDDFKSERADRERAQSKIQDLEEKVMQLKLQLRVQDGKDAPGTCRVHAGCRKATRPQTDAIAAGNTAPAAAVAVTEPSVRKPADQPGKKHASGQPVPGSVRTECRAGTDLQCPRCLVTYGEDQIAAFLKHCSECANL, encoded by the exons ATGGAAAACTTCAAGAAGGAAAATGAGACGCTGAAAGCCAAACTCCAGAGTTATACtactttaaatactttttatcACGAAACGCGTCAGGAAATCGCTTCTCTAAAACAACAAATGGGCGTGAAGGATAATACTATTGCGGACCTCAAATCGAGACTGGGACGATACGAGAAAACAGCCGTTCATTTGGAAGGAGAAGAACCTCTTGTGTTTGGGCCCTCGAAATCTTTATTCGAGAATTTGTGCCAGGAAATCGCCAAACATAAACAGAGATTAAAAGACGTGGAGACGCAATCTGCTCAACGAACGGAGGCTTACCAACTA gaGATCGCGCAGCTGGAGCAGTTGCTGCGCGAGAAGGACCAGGAGCTCGCCAGGATCACGCGCTGGCCGCAGCACCAGAAGGACCTGGAGATCCAGCAGCTGCAGCGCTCGCTGGCGGAGAAGGAGCGTGTGCAGGCCACCAGGGCGGTGCTGTGCACCTCACTGGCTGAGGAGGCCGAGCAGCTGAGGACCCAGCTGGGGGCCACGGTGGGGGTATGCCAGGAGTTGCTGAGGAGGCTGGAGGGGAAGAAGCAAGAGGGGGGGTCAGAGGAGAGCCATGCTCACCCCCAGCCGTCAGGCGAG TGTACAGAGTCTGCAAACGCTGCCCATCTGAATTCCCTGATGTGTAAACTACAAGAGGAAAACAAAGTGCTGAAACATAGAGTGGCTTAT gTGGAGAGCCTCAACGCTAAGTGGCAGAAGTATGACCTGAGCAGGGAGGAGTACGTTAAGGGCCTGTGCCAGAGGCTGAAGGGCTCGAGCCCGCTGGGGGGGAATCTGGGGCCGGCCGAACCCCCCATGATGCAGCAGGAGATCCTCAGGCTGAACcggcagctggaggagaagatggCGGAGTGCGCCAGGGCAGGACGGGAGCTGGAGGACGTCAGGAAGAGGGACGGGGAGCACATCCAGATGCTGGAGCATCAG GTGCTCACCTATGTGGACGACTTCAAGAGCGAGCGTGCGGATCGGGAGCGAGCGCAGAGCAAGATCCAGGACCTGGAGGAGAAAGTGATGCAGCTGAAGCTGCAGCTCCGCGTGCAG GACGGGAAAGACGCGCCGGGCACCTGTAGGGTGCACGCCGGCTGCCGGAAGGCCACGCGCCCTCAGACGGACGCCATCGCCGCCGGCAAcaccgcccccgccgccgccgtcgccgtcaCCGAGCCGTCGGTGAGGAAGCCCGCCGACCAGCCGGGGAAGAAGCACGCGAGCGGGCAGCCGGTGCCGGGGTCCGTCCGGACCGAGTGCAGAGCCGGCACGGACCTGCAGTGCCCGCGGTGTCTGGTGACGTACGGCGAGGACCAGATCGCCGCCTTCCTCAAACACTGCTCCGAGTGCGCCAACTTGTGA
- the LOC135260056 gene encoding clumping factor B-like isoform X1 — protein sequence MSGKRMKVMLVVVCLLGAVFSNPIFQNNIFNEITTEANSIVNATLVGDSVSENKIVRLDEPAPQTNTLQTPAPVPNSSSSESSESVESEPDSSSENTSEDTTSEESVRNILEVRDPDGNGDMRDDSRGSEEDNRRKWMRFYGINLKSAEDSSISRASSPESSPESSPQSSPESSPESSPENSDSSQSNSSNRRATPQSLLLFLCAGGVDTVDCRSTESTEGEGKFGIGGP from the exons ATGAGTGGGAAAAG GATGAAGGTGATGCTTGTCGTTGTGTGCCTGTTAGGAGCAGTCTTTTCTAACCCG atttttcaaaacaatatctTCAATGAAATTACAACAGAGGCGAACTCA ATTGTCAATGCTACATTGGTTGGAGACAGTGTTTCTGAAAATAAG ATTGTCCGACTGGATGAGCCAGCCCCGCAGACGAACACT TTGCAGACCCCAGCTCCAGTACCAAATTCCTCTTCGTCTGAGAGCTCTGAAAGTGTTGAGTCTGAGCCTGAT AGCTCTTCAGAAAATACATCTGAAGATACG ACATCAGAGGAGAGTGTACGCAATATTCTGGAAGTG AGAGATCCTGACGGGAACGGCGATATGAGAGACGACAGCCGGGGCAGCGAGGAGGACAATCGGAGG AAATGGATGCGGTTCTACGGGATTAACCTGAAGAGTGCGGAGGACAGCTCGATCAGCCGGGCGAGCAGCCCGGAGAGCAGCCCGGAGAGCAGCCCACAGAGCAGCCCGGAGAGCAGCCCGGAGAGCAGCCCAGAGAACAGCGACAGCTCTCAAAGCAACAGCTCCAACAGGAGGGCGACGCCACAGAGCTTGCTCCTCTTTCTGTGCGCCGGCGGTGTGGACACGGTGGACTGCAGAAGCACTGAGTCCACTGAAGGGGAGGGCAAATTCGGAATCGGGGGTCCTTGA
- the LOC135260056 gene encoding uncharacterized protein LOC135260056 isoform X3, giving the protein MSGKRMKVMLVVVCLLGAVFSNPIFQNNIFNEITTEANSIVNATLVGDSVSENKIVRLDEPAPQTNTRDPDGNGDMRDDSRGSEEDNRRKWMRFYGINLKSAEDSSISRASSPESSPESSPQSSPESSPESSPENSDSSQSNSSNRRATPQSLLLFLCAGGVDTVDCRSTESTEGEGKFGIGGP; this is encoded by the exons ATGAGTGGGAAAAG GATGAAGGTGATGCTTGTCGTTGTGTGCCTGTTAGGAGCAGTCTTTTCTAACCCG atttttcaaaacaatatctTCAATGAAATTACAACAGAGGCGAACTCA ATTGTCAATGCTACATTGGTTGGAGACAGTGTTTCTGAAAATAAG ATTGTCCGACTGGATGAGCCAGCCCCGCAGACGAACACT AGAGATCCTGACGGGAACGGCGATATGAGAGACGACAGCCGGGGCAGCGAGGAGGACAATCGGAGG AAATGGATGCGGTTCTACGGGATTAACCTGAAGAGTGCGGAGGACAGCTCGATCAGCCGGGCGAGCAGCCCGGAGAGCAGCCCGGAGAGCAGCCCACAGAGCAGCCCGGAGAGCAGCCCGGAGAGCAGCCCAGAGAACAGCGACAGCTCTCAAAGCAACAGCTCCAACAGGAGGGCGACGCCACAGAGCTTGCTCCTCTTTCTGTGCGCCGGCGGTGTGGACACGGTGGACTGCAGAAGCACTGAGTCCACTGAAGGGGAGGGCAAATTCGGAATCGGGGGTCCTTGA
- the LOC135260056 gene encoding serine-rich 25 kDa antigen protein-like isoform X2 — MSGKRMKVMLVVVCLLGAVFSNPIFQNNIFNEITTEANSIVNATLVGDSVSENKIVRLDEPAPQTNTTPAPVPNSSSSESSESVESEPDSSSENTSEDTTSEESVRNILEVRDPDGNGDMRDDSRGSEEDNRRKWMRFYGINLKSAEDSSISRASSPESSPESSPQSSPESSPESSPENSDSSQSNSSNRRATPQSLLLFLCAGGVDTVDCRSTESTEGEGKFGIGGP, encoded by the exons ATGAGTGGGAAAAG GATGAAGGTGATGCTTGTCGTTGTGTGCCTGTTAGGAGCAGTCTTTTCTAACCCG atttttcaaaacaatatctTCAATGAAATTACAACAGAGGCGAACTCA ATTGTCAATGCTACATTGGTTGGAGACAGTGTTTCTGAAAATAAG ATTGTCCGACTGGATGAGCCAGCCCCGCAGACGAACACT ACCCCAGCTCCAGTACCAAATTCCTCTTCGTCTGAGAGCTCTGAAAGTGTTGAGTCTGAGCCTGAT AGCTCTTCAGAAAATACATCTGAAGATACG ACATCAGAGGAGAGTGTACGCAATATTCTGGAAGTG AGAGATCCTGACGGGAACGGCGATATGAGAGACGACAGCCGGGGCAGCGAGGAGGACAATCGGAGG AAATGGATGCGGTTCTACGGGATTAACCTGAAGAGTGCGGAGGACAGCTCGATCAGCCGGGCGAGCAGCCCGGAGAGCAGCCCGGAGAGCAGCCCACAGAGCAGCCCGGAGAGCAGCCCGGAGAGCAGCCCAGAGAACAGCGACAGCTCTCAAAGCAACAGCTCCAACAGGAGGGCGACGCCACAGAGCTTGCTCCTCTTTCTGTGCGCCGGCGGTGTGGACACGGTGGACTGCAGAAGCACTGAGTCCACTGAAGGGGAGGGCAAATTCGGAATCGGGGGTCCTTGA
- the LOC135260057 gene encoding clumping factor A-like, which yields MNGSPGDGEQPSIVTVSLTDLEHNTTAAVINVITSEEELSGSAKHHDKELNLNNSTTSHGSNQMSVFSDEDLQSDGPVVTHNLASVTETGKINESDSSSRSETGSSSESDSSSSSETGSSSESDSSSSSETGNSSESDPSSSSNTGNSSESDSSSSSNTGNRSESDSSSRSEIENSSESDSSSSSETGSSSESDSSSSSEAGISSESDSSSSSETGSSSESDSSSSSETGSSSESDSSSHSETGNDSESDSSSSSKTGKSRESDSSSSMSESCESDISLTTETGKKIESDESDDSCSGSETDQSTAVSSDTEEGTSSESSRRSTIRKKVPEASLKPSVEPDTPRRTADSSSDSYSVSSSEEGENSDSALQFKSALRSPHFVWVSVGSEVQNNPSSALTLSSHGNSSEDTQKVDSRSSASASSEYSASSEDASGDGDEEDRNSDSDSSSSSEEDSKGSLKDSSPSAAPATQENNDIGENRDAISVIQLSSALTSSSSSEGQLSESTSNSISLPNPSAEFAAGFLITLSSESSSSSEESQDSASSAPSPSPRSMPDSSSEESKSSEPSPVIANTVSLTTELGSSSSSAASSSAESGSKETDGHKLSSGTEARLSSDRESSHSSSTKEANSNSDSGSRSEDSQTSVSFSSSTSKEVKHNVPNSSSSSSDGGKDTQSGGEGGKQNKEEHARAVSSYSLDTASVRTFLRQLNLDKVLKLKPFLPVLITQRKPTGHRMLTSSSSSESLSSSQSTDNSEESKK from the coding sequence ATGAATGGGAGCCCCGGAGATGGTGAACAACCCAGTATTGTAACTGTCAGTTTAACCGACTTGGAACACAATACAACAGCGGCCGTGATCAATGTCATCACCAGTGAGGAAGAGCTCAGTGGTTCAGCTAAACATCATGACAAAGAACTGAATCTGAACAATAGTACAACAAGCCATGGGAGCAATCAGATGTCAGTGTTTAGTGATGAGGATTTGCAAAGCGATGGCCCTGTGGTCACCCACAACTTGGCCTCTGTCACTgagacaggaaaaataaatgaatctgaCTCAAGTTCTCGCAGTGAGACAGGAAGTAGCAGTGAATCTGACTCAAGTTCcagcagtgaaacaggaagtagcaGTGAATCTGACTCAAGTTCcagcagtgaaacaggaaatagcAGTGAATCTGACCCAAGTTCTAGCAGTAATACAGGAAACAGCAGTGAATCTGACTCAAGTTCTAGCAGTAATACAGGAAACAGAAGTGAATCTGACTCAAGTTCTAGAAGTGAAATAGAAAATAGCAGTGAATCTGACTCAAGTTCTagcagtgaaacaggaagtagcaGTGAATCTGACTCAAGTTCCAGCAGTGAAGCAGGAATTAGCAGTGAATCTGACTCAAGTTCcagcagtgaaacaggaagtagcaGTGAATCTGACTCAAGTTCcagcagtgaaacaggaagtagcaGTGAATCTGACTCAAGTTCTCACAgtgagacaggaaatgacagtgAATCTGACTCAAGTTCTAgcagcaaaacaggaaaaagccGTGAATCTGACTCCAGTTCTAGCATGAGTGAAAGCTGTGAATCTGATATAAGTTTGACTACTGAGACAGGCAAAAAGATTGAGTCAGACGAAAGTGATGACTCTTGTTCAGGCAGTGAGACGGACCAAAGCACAGCCGTAAGTTCTGACACCGAGGAGGGCACCAGCAGTGAATCGAGTCGTCGCTCAACCATTAGGAAAAAAGTCCCGGAAGCTTCTCTAAAGCCTTCTGTTGAGCCTGACACCCCAAGAAGAACAGCAGACAGCAGCAGTGACTCCTATTCTGTCTCTAGCAGTGAAGAGGGGGAAAACAGTGACTCCGCACTCCAGTTTAAGAGTGCTTTGAGAAGCCCACACTTTGTTTGGGTCAGTGTGGGCAGTGAAGTCCAAAACAATCCCAGCTCAGCGCTAACCTTAAGCAGCCATGGAAACAGCAGTGAAGATACTCAAAAGGTGGATTCACGCTCCAGTGCTAGCGCTAGCAGTGAATACAGTGCTAGCAGTGAAGACGCCTctggtgatggtgatgaagaGGATCGTAACAGTGATTCTGACTCGAGCTCGAGCAGTGAAGAAGACAGTAAAGGAAGCTTAAAAGACTCCAGTCCTAGCGCTGCTCCCGCTACCCAGGAGAATAACGACATCGGCGAAAACCGCGATGCTATCAGCGTGATTCAGCTAAGCAGTGCGTTAACCTCTAGCTCCagcagtgaaggccagctcagCGAGTCCACCTCGAACTCCATCTCTTTGCCAAACCCCAGCGCGGAGTTCGCCGCTGGCTTTCTCATTACCTTAAGCAGCGAGTCCAGCTCTAGCAGCGAGGAAAGCCAGGATTCTGCCTCCAGTGCACCGAGTCCAAGTCCGCGCTCCATGCCCGACTCCAGCAGCGAAGAGAGTAAAAGCAGCGAGCCGAGCCCCGTCATCGCAAACACGGTGAGTCTGACCACCGAGCTCGGGTCCAGCTCCAGCAGCGCGGCTAGTTCAAGCGCGGAGTCTGGAAGCAaagagacagacggacacaaGCTCAGCTCCGGAACCGAAGCACGGCTAAGCAGCGATCGCGAATCTAGCCATAGCAGTAGCACCAAAGAGGCTAACAGCAACAGTGACTCCGGTTCTCGTTCCGAGGACAGCCAAACCAGCGTCTCGTTTTCCAGTTCCACCAGTAAGGAAGTGAAGCACAATGTGCCAAACTCCAGCTCTAGCTCTAGCGATGGCGGTAAAGACACCCAGTCCGGCGGTGAGGGGGGCAAACAGAACAAGGAGGAACACGCTAGGGCTGTGTCCAGTTATTCACTTGACACAGCCAGCGTCAGAACCTTTCTGAGACAGCTGAACCTGGATAAGGTGTTAAAGCTAAAACCCTTCCTGCCTGTGCTAATTACCCAGCGCAAACCTACAGGCCATCGGATGCtaaccagcagcagcagcagtgagagCCTTAGCAGTAGCCAGAGTACGGACAACAGCGAGGAAAGCAAAAAATGA
- the LOC135260058 gene encoding uncharacterized protein LOC135260058 yields MKCIIFIVLAATILHVSMCSKLALITGLNGGLVAGLNPGLILGGVNPGLAVGGINPLIAGGGVIAQPPFAQVLPGVPTYLQSPFVPRFGYPQLGYPQMGYPQLGYPQLGYPQQQQFPRQPGFPANGGSVPPNNFGVQQGVRPGQQQGMGQPYYMGVQPQNPMGTPQGVNPIQQQVMETTGRPWNGNQQPGPAETGPIRRYRRALPLKFPGRACARARNEDPSEIAPTPAPTELQPVPRLLKMD; encoded by the exons ATGAAGTGCATCATCTTCATCGTCTTAGCTGCGACCATTCTCCATGTGAGTATGTGCTCT AAATTAGCACTGATCACAGGCTTGAATGGCGGACTGGTGGCTGGTCTGAACCCCGGGCTAATCCTGGGCGGAGTTAACCCAGGGCTGGCGGTAGGTGGAATCAACCCTCTGATCGCAGGTGGGGGTGTGATTGCACAGCCCCCGTTTGCCCAG GTCCTTCCTGGGGTCCCCACATACCTGCAGTCCCCCTTTGTCCCGAGGTTTGGGTACCCTCAGTTGGGGTACCCTCAGATGGGGTACCCGCAACTGGGGTACCCCCAACTGGGGTacccgcagcagcagcagttcccCAGACAGCCTGGTTTCCCTGCTAATGGg GGATCTGTGCCACCAAATAACTTTGGAGTTCAACAAGGAGTGCGTCCTGGCCAGCAGCAAGGGATG GGACAGCCTTACTACATGGGTGTGCAACCGCAAAATCCCATGGGAACTCCACAAGGAGTGAATCCCATTCAACAGCAGGTCATG GAAACGACTGGCAGACCTTGGAATGGCAACCAGCAGCCTGGGCCTGCGGAGACTGGGCCAATAAGGAGGTACAGG CGAGCACTTCCTCTCAAGTTTCCTGGGAGGGCCTGCGCACGGGCGCGAAATGAG GACCCCTCGGAGATAGCCCCTACCCCAGCTCCTACTGAACTGCAACCTGTTCCAAGACTGCTTAAGATGGATTAA